In Arthrobacter citreus, a single genomic region encodes these proteins:
- a CDS encoding MFS transporter, with the protein MVSKESKVGFVVAGLLLGMLMAAMDNTIVSASMPTIVGELGGLDQFIWVTSAYLVATMASMPIFGKLSDMYGRKRFYLLGLIIFLIGSALCGTANSIVQLSIYRAIQGIGGGSLMPIAFTIIFDIFPPEKRGKMTGLFGAVFGLSSVFGPLLGAYITDQIDWRWIFYINLPLGIISLYLISQFYKENLHLRKLKIDWLGAITLVGSVVSLMFALELGGNEYDWNSGPIITLFAVFAVLFIAFIIIERKVEEPIISFSLFKKQLFAATQGVAFFYGSAFIITTVLIPLFVQSVYGGSATNSGIILIPMMLGSVVGSQVAGQSVRKFSYRSIMLVSVVLFFIGMYLLSTLGTDTARSTVTFYMIIAGLGMGCSFSLLSMATQHKIEPQKRGIATSTNTFFRTLGMTIGVTIFGTIQNHVFKNKLSDLLGNLGAFGKVDSRALLSADARAKIPPEVLHKISEAMAHSVATTFKWTLIPITLGFIAIILMGKEKLTFEVKENRAKKAQ; encoded by the coding sequence ATGGTTTCAAAAGAAAGTAAGGTTGGCTTTGTCGTAGCTGGTTTATTATTAGGAATGTTAATGGCCGCTATGGATAATACAATTGTTTCAGCTTCCATGCCAACAATTGTCGGAGAACTAGGTGGGTTAGATCAATTTATTTGGGTAACTTCAGCATATTTAGTTGCTACTATGGCAAGTATGCCAATCTTTGGTAAGTTATCAGATATGTATGGACGTAAACGCTTTTATTTATTAGGACTTATCATTTTCTTAATTGGTTCTGCATTATGTGGAACAGCAAATAGCATTGTTCAATTAAGTATTTATCGTGCAATTCAAGGGATTGGTGGAGGCTCTCTAATGCCGATTGCCTTTACTATCATTTTCGATATTTTCCCTCCTGAAAAACGAGGAAAAATGACTGGTTTATTCGGTGCAGTTTTTGGTCTTTCTAGTGTATTTGGACCATTATTAGGTGCTTATATTACTGATCAAATTGATTGGCGTTGGATTTTCTACATCAACTTACCATTAGGTATTATTTCTTTATATTTAATTTCTCAGTTTTATAAAGAAAATCTTCATCTTAGAAAACTTAAAATCGACTGGTTGGGTGCGATTACGCTTGTCGGTTCAGTTGTAAGCTTAATGTTCGCACTTGAACTTGGTGGAAATGAATATGATTGGAATTCTGGTCCAATTATTACCTTATTTGCAGTCTTTGCAGTTCTGTTTATCGCTTTTATTATTATTGAAAGAAAAGTTGAGGAGCCAATTATTTCATTTAGTTTATTTAAAAAGCAACTATTTGCGGCAACTCAAGGTGTAGCATTTTTCTACGGTTCTGCTTTCATTATTACGACTGTATTAATACCACTTTTTGTTCAATCAGTATACGGTGGTTCAGCTACAAACTCTGGTATCATTTTAATTCCGATGATGCTTGGTTCAGTTGTTGGTAGCCAGGTAGCAGGTCAATCAGTACGTAAGTTTAGTTATAGAAGCATCATGTTAGTTTCTGTTGTCTTATTCTTCATTGGAATGTATTTATTAAGTACATTAGGTACAGATACTGCTCGTTCAACTGTAACATTTTACATGATCATCGCTGGTCTTGGAATGGGTTGTTCATTCTCATTATTAAGTATGGCAACTCAGCACAAAATCGAACCTCAAAAACGAGGAATTGCTACTTCAACAAATACCTTCTTTAGAACATTAGGTATGACAATCGGTGTAACAATCTTTGGTACGATTCAAAACCACGTATTTAAAAATAAATTAAGTGATTTACTAGGTAATTTAGGTGCATTTGGCAAAGTTGATTCACGTGCTTTATTATCAGCTGATGCAAGAGCTAAAATTCCACCTGAAGTACTTCATAAAATCTCAGAAGCAATGGCACATTCAGTTGCAACTACTTTTAAATGGACATTAATTCCGATCACATTAGGATTTATCGCTATTATCCTAATGGGTAAAGAAAAATTAACATTTGAAGTTAAAGAAAATCGTGCGAAAAAAGCTCAATAA
- a CDS encoding MarR family transcriptional regulator, producing MSENQIIRSEFIPSLIMEFRKFSTSLVLFNEGLASKLHLNATDLRCRELLYHTGPITAGKLSQLTHLTTGAITGVIDRLEKVNLVERIQDPNDRRRVIIHPVYDRDDELADLFKPLSDSLSNIFNQYDDKELTLLFKFWNDINELLPKETQKLNSNKGET from the coding sequence ATGTCAGAGAATCAAATCATCAGAAGTGAATTTATTCCGTCACTAATAATGGAGTTTAGAAAATTTAGCACCTCACTCGTTCTTTTTAACGAAGGGCTCGCCTCTAAACTCCATTTAAATGCGACTGATTTAAGATGTAGAGAACTACTTTACCATACTGGTCCGATAACAGCTGGAAAGTTATCTCAATTAACCCATCTTACTACCGGTGCAATAACGGGCGTAATCGACCGACTTGAGAAAGTCAACTTAGTTGAACGAATTCAAGATCCTAATGACCGTAGACGCGTAATTATTCACCCTGTGTATGATCGGGATGATGAGCTAGCAGATCTTTTTAAACCATTATCTGACTCTCTTTCTAATATTTTTAACCAGTATGATGACAAAGAGTTAACATTATTATTTAAATTTTGGAATGATATTAATGAGTTACTTCCAAAAGAGACACAAAAATTAAATAGCAATAAGGGGGAAACTTAA
- a CDS encoding GrpB family protein, translating into MKKQIEIVPYRTSWEADFQTEKKAIEILLPEKVAIYHIGSTSIPNMFADPIIDLMIVVKSLNQFDEYGDVLKTLGYEQMGDHSNQNRRFFIKCEDNCSFHIHVFAEGNNAIERNIAFREYMIAHTDQAMEYIKLKTELAKKFPKNKKEYKRGRKEFIEEIDKKAGKWKN; encoded by the coding sequence ATGAAAAAGCAAATTGAAATAGTACCTTATCGTACTTCGTGGGAAGCTGATTTTCAAACTGAAAAAAAGGCAATTGAAATATTATTACCTGAGAAAGTAGCAATTTATCATATAGGAAGCACCTCAATTCCTAATATGTTTGCTGACCCGATTATTGATTTAATGATTGTTGTGAAAAGCTTAAATCAGTTTGATGAATATGGTGATGTACTAAAAACATTAGGTTATGAACAAATGGGTGATCATTCAAATCAAAATAGAAGATTTTTTATAAAGTGTGAAGATAATTGCAGTTTTCATATTCATGTCTTTGCTGAAGGAAATAATGCAATTGAACGTAATATCGCATTTAGGGAATATATGATTGCTCATACTGATCAAGCAATGGAATATATAAAACTAAAAACTGAACTTGCTAAAAAATTTCCTAAAAACAAAAAAGAATATAAAAGAGGGCGAAAAGAGTTTATAGAAGAAATCGATAAAAAAGCTGGGAAATGGAAGAATTAA
- a CDS encoding aldo/keto reductase, with amino-acid sequence MKKRKLGSTLLQISEIGLGCMSLGTEDNEAISTIHAAIDAGINYFDTADLYDFGKNEEIVGKGIKGKRDQVILATKVGNRWNNSNDKWHWDPSGVYIKEAVKDSLSRLNTDYIDYYQLHGGTIEDQYEETVYTFEELVKEGVIRYYGISSIRPNVINRFVNHSSIQGVMMQYNVLERRPEEFFPLFEKNNISVIARGSVAKGLLTSNWEKKLSNKGYLSYSENECKETILKLTQLLEEEQSLHSLALHYLLHHNVVSSLAVGARNKEQLLDNIKAYDAKPLSTQQIAQIQAISHLSKYEEHR; translated from the coding sequence ATGAAAAAACGTAAGCTTGGTTCTACATTATTACAAATATCCGAAATTGGTTTAGGTTGTATGTCTCTTGGAACGGAAGATAACGAGGCTATTTCAACTATACATGCGGCAATCGATGCTGGAATTAATTATTTTGATACTGCTGATTTATATGATTTTGGTAAAAATGAAGAAATCGTTGGAAAAGGTATAAAGGGCAAACGAGATCAAGTAATTCTTGCAACAAAAGTCGGAAACCGATGGAATAACTCAAATGATAAATGGCATTGGGATCCATCTGGTGTATATATTAAGGAAGCTGTTAAAGATAGTTTGAGTAGACTAAATACCGATTATATTGATTATTACCAGTTACATGGAGGAACAATTGAAGATCAATACGAAGAAACGGTTTACACTTTCGAGGAACTAGTAAAAGAAGGAGTAATTCGCTATTACGGAATTTCTTCAATTCGTCCGAATGTAATCAATCGCTTTGTAAATCACTCTTCAATCCAAGGCGTTATGATGCAATATAATGTATTAGAGCGTAGACCTGAAGAATTTTTTCCACTTTTTGAAAAAAACAATATTTCTGTCATTGCACGCGGTTCTGTAGCAAAAGGTCTTTTAACAAGTAATTGGGAAAAGAAATTATCTAATAAAGGTTACTTATCGTATTCAGAAAATGAATGTAAAGAAACGATTCTCAAACTGACCCAACTGCTTGAAGAAGAACAATCCCTACATAGCTTAGCTTTGCATTATTTGCTACATCATAATGTCGTTTCCTCTTTAGCTGTTGGAGCTAGAAATAAAGAGCAATTATTAGATAATATAAAAGCCTACGATGCAAAACCTTTAAGTACACAACAAATCGCACAAATCCAAGCAATTTCTCATTTATCAAAATATGAGGAGCATCGTTAA
- the mciZ gene encoding Z-ring formation inhibitor MciZ, giving the protein MKMCMTENSVVLVGSKTEILKTLQVMSMQYKTVQEWIQNANGKSLFVVK; this is encoded by the coding sequence ATGAAAATGTGTATGACAGAAAATTCTGTTGTTTTAGTCGGATCCAAAACAGAAATTTTAAAAACGCTTCAAGTTATGAGCATGCAATATAAAACTGTCCAGGAATGGATCCAAAACGCGAATGGCAAGTCGTTGTTTGTTGTAAAATAA
- a CDS encoding NUDIX hydrolase: MKKFEEKTLSEEKIFTGKVISLYHQKVELPNGNTSTREIVKHPGAVAVIPITDEGKIVFVEQYRKALERSLLEIPAGKLEKGEEPLITAKRELEEETSYVADEWEHIQSFYTSPGFADEYIHIYVAKGLKKLENSAALDEDEFVEIFELSLDECLEELKKGSIHDAKTCFAVQYLQLLQKD; this comes from the coding sequence ATGAAAAAATTTGAAGAAAAAACTCTGTCAGAAGAAAAAATTTTCACTGGAAAAGTTATATCGCTATATCATCAAAAAGTTGAATTGCCGAATGGAAATACAAGTACACGTGAAATCGTGAAACATCCTGGCGCAGTAGCGGTCATTCCAATTACTGATGAAGGCAAAATTGTTTTTGTGGAACAGTATCGAAAAGCATTAGAAAGAAGTCTTTTAGAAATACCAGCCGGTAAATTAGAAAAAGGAGAAGAGCCACTAATTACTGCTAAACGAGAGTTAGAAGAAGAAACTAGCTATGTTGCAGATGAGTGGGAGCATATACAATCTTTTTACACATCTCCTGGTTTTGCAGACGAGTACATACATATATATGTAGCAAAAGGATTAAAGAAATTAGAAAATAGTGCAGCTTTAGACGAAGATGAATTTGTCGAAATTTTTGAGCTATCATTAGATGAATGTCTTGAAGAGTTAAAAAAAGGTTCTATACATGACGCGAAAACATGTTTTGCGGTTCAATATTTACAATTATTACAAAAGGATTAA
- a CDS encoding DUF975 family protein, whose amino-acid sequence MRISAIKRTAKSRLAGNWGKAILFLVVFVIIEGLLHTVLTGPVNQHYTGTIFPNADEQKLIPAGAQTIIEIISGFVNTLLGYGLIVYFLRIIRDEEKSISDLFYYFKSGHQFIRAILVGFLVVVFTILWSILLIIPGIIKALAYSQVGYILKDYPDMKPLDAITLSRKMMYGYKWKFFLLGLSFIGWALLVIITLFLASFYVAPYFYATQAQFYQEVKEAYEVKKETI is encoded by the coding sequence ATGAGAATTTCAGCAATTAAAAGAACAGCTAAGAGTAGACTAGCTGGTAATTGGGGAAAAGCTATATTATTTCTCGTGGTTTTTGTAATTATAGAAGGATTACTTCATACGGTACTTACTGGACCAGTTAATCAGCATTATACTGGGACAATTTTTCCAAACGCTGATGAACAAAAACTAATTCCTGCTGGAGCGCAAACGATAATTGAGATAATTTCTGGGTTCGTTAATACTTTACTAGGCTATGGTTTAATTGTTTACTTTTTAAGAATCATTCGTGATGAAGAGAAAAGTATATCGGACTTATTTTACTATTTTAAAAGTGGGCATCAATTTATTCGAGCGATTTTAGTTGGATTTTTAGTAGTTGTATTTACAATCCTATGGTCTATATTACTAATAATCCCTGGAATTATTAAGGCTCTAGCTTATTCACAAGTTGGATATATCTTAAAAGATTATCCAGACATGAAGCCATTAGATGCAATTACGTTAAGTAGAAAAATGATGTACGGGTATAAATGGAAATTCTTTTTATTAGGACTTTCATTTATCGGTTGGGCTCTATTAGTAATTATTACTTTATTCCTTGCTTCATTTTATGTAGCACCATATTTTTATGCAACACAAGCTCAATTTTATCAAGAAGTAAAAGAAGCATATGAAGTGAAAAAAGAAACGATTTAA
- a CDS encoding alpha/beta fold hydrolase: MFVTGELGTYHVRIKGDGKVTVLLECGMMHTLHQWRYLQDELSKYAKVITYDRLGYGKSGIWTTERSTEQQAFECYDLLLALNINSPLIAIGHSLGAYIMFQLSRLFPNAIQSMILLDPTHPTLEEHEQKIYDKLLYQFALMMKKANQINLTKAIPNKFIHKIMNTTPENQSEIISSIKSFKHWKTVVSEWKNLNYSNSRIKEALKIKINTPLLVLTASNQSGLQFNAKKKKELLNKVEKYHKEYCETTNRGSHHTLEGYTHSSIYGNNEENAKSISHIIKKQIDLLY; encoded by the coding sequence TTGTTTGTTACTGGCGAGCTTGGTACATATCACGTTCGAATAAAAGGCGATGGTAAAGTTACAGTACTTTTAGAATGCGGAATGATGCATACACTTCATCAGTGGAGATATTTACAAGATGAGTTGAGTAAGTATGCCAAAGTGATAACATACGATCGATTAGGGTATGGAAAAAGCGGTATTTGGACGACAGAACGGTCTACAGAGCAACAGGCGTTTGAATGTTATGATTTGCTACTAGCATTAAATATTAATAGTCCATTGATTGCTATAGGACATTCTTTAGGTGCATATATTATGTTTCAATTGTCTCGTCTTTTTCCAAATGCAATTCAATCAATGATTTTACTTGATCCTACCCATCCGACACTTGAGGAACATGAGCAGAAAATATATGATAAATTACTGTATCAATTTGCATTAATGATGAAGAAAGCGAATCAAATTAACCTTACTAAGGCCATTCCAAATAAGTTCATACATAAAATAATGAACACGACCCCAGAAAATCAGTCTGAAATAATTAGCTCTATAAAAAGCTTTAAACATTGGAAGACGGTTGTTAGTGAATGGAAAAACTTAAATTATAGTAACAGTCGTATAAAGGAAGCATTAAAAATAAAAATAAATACTCCTTTATTAGTATTAACCGCTTCGAATCAAAGTGGTTTACAATTTAACGCAAAGAAAAAAAAGGAATTACTAAATAAAGTTGAAAAATATCATAAAGAATATTGTGAAACAACGAATCGAGGAAGCCATCATACACTTGAAGGCTATACCCACTCATCTATTTATGGAAATAATGAAGAAAATGCAAAATCAATCAGTCATATTATTAAAAAACAAATTGATTTGTTGTATTAA